Proteins found in one Candidatus Latescibacterota bacterium genomic segment:
- the pheS gene encoding phenylalanine--tRNA ligase subunit alpha has product MNKKGIDRQTLEELERSAVKELDEASDISALEELRVKYLGRKGSLTLSLRSIGNLPAEERPGMGSLINEIKEKLSGIYSRRMEEISENIGDPEPFPGDYALPGRSFQGGGLHVLTRVTRDIKEIFFRMGYSLAEGPDVELDYYNFEALNFPEDHPSRDSQDTFYVNRDILLRTQTSPVQVRYMEKNEPPIRIISPGRVYRNETPDPSHAAEFHQIEGLYVDRNVSLADLRNDVTFFIHSFFGPDVKVRFRPHFFPFTEPSAEVDMECFSCRGEGCSICQKTGWIEIMGAGMVHPNVFKFAGYDPDSVTGFAFGMGIDRIAMLKYGIDDIRRFLANDIRFLGQFWSGSWAGVED; this is encoded by the coding sequence AAAATATCTTGGTAGAAAAGGGAGTCTCACTCTTTCACTTAGGTCTATAGGCAACCTTCCAGCTGAGGAACGTCCTGGAATGGGAAGCCTGATAAACGAGATCAAGGAAAAATTATCCGGGATATATTCCAGACGTATGGAAGAAATATCCGAAAATATCGGAGACCCTGAACCCTTCCCCGGCGATTACGCTTTGCCAGGAAGGAGTTTCCAGGGGGGTGGACTCCATGTGCTGACAAGGGTCACGAGAGATATCAAAGAGATATTTTTCCGGATGGGATATTCTCTGGCTGAAGGCCCTGATGTAGAACTGGATTATTACAATTTTGAGGCTCTGAATTTTCCCGAGGACCATCCGTCTCGTGATTCTCAGGATACTTTTTATGTGAATAGAGACATTCTGCTTCGGACTCAGACTTCTCCTGTACAAGTAAGGTATATGGAAAAGAACGAACCACCCATAAGGATCATATCACCCGGAAGGGTTTACAGGAACGAGACGCCTGATCCCTCTCATGCTGCTGAATTCCATCAGATAGAGGGCTTGTATGTTGACAGGAACGTATCTCTCGCAGACCTTAGAAACGATGTCACCTTCTTTATCCATTCATTTTTTGGCCCGGATGTAAAAGTAAGATTCCGGCCGCATTTCTTTCCGTTCACTGAACCCAGTGCGGAAGTAGATATGGAGTGTTTCAGTTGCAGAGGAGAAGGTTGTTCAATCTGTCAGAAGACAGGGTGGATTGAGATCATGGGAGCGGGTATGGTTCATCCAAATGTATTCAAATTTGCGGGATACGACCCTGATTCTGTTACAGGATTTGCGTTCGGTATGGGTATCGATAGAATAGCAATGCTTAAATATGGCATTGATGATATTCGCAGGTTTCTTGCTAATGATATTCGATTCCTGGGGCAGTTCTGGTCCGGATCATGGGCGGGGGTGGAAGATTGA